In Cydia amplana chromosome 5, ilCydAmpl1.1, whole genome shotgun sequence, the genomic window TTGTCTATTTGTTAGCAGTGAATTTGTTTCGAGATAAGCCACTAATCTTTTATTAACGATTCGCTCGAAAACCTTTGATATAGATCCTAATAAAGATATCGGCCTATAGTTACTCGGTATGTTTTTCGCGTCTCCTTTATGTATCGGTACCACTGCTGCTACTTTCCAAGCCGAAGGGAATACTCCACTCTCAATACTTAGATTAAATATTGTAACAAGTGGTTCCGCAATCACTGTAGCTATGGCTTTCAAAatcttattatttatgttatctaGGCCAGGGGAACTGTGAGGGTCTAATTTTTGAATGAGGCTTGTGACTTCTTGCTTATCTGTGGGGGGCATGAACATGGAGTTCGATGGGGACCAGTTTACTTTAAGCTTATTGGCTAGGGACGCTTGCGTTTCATTTTCCTGAACGAGTATTTTGTTTGCGAGGTTTTGACCGACTGAGGAGAAATACTCATTACAAACGTTTAATGAATCTCtttcattgtttttaattttggtcAAATCTTGCGCCGCGGGTGTAGGTGGATTGCGATGAGTGATTTTATTAATGGTTTGCCATAACTTTTTGGGAGACTTTTTGTGAGCGGCTAGTTGCTTTTTCTcgtatttagattttaattttcTCAGAAGATTATTGAAAAAGTTGCGATATCTTGAGTAAAGTCGTTATCGTGAGTTTCTTAGTTTCATCATTCGGGAATTGTTTTGAGATAAAATGGAGTTTGTCTCTCTGTTTTGAGCACTTAATGAGCCCAAGCGTCATCCAAGGTTGTATGCAAAACTTGGACCGGCTTATTTGAATGACTTTGGAGTTTTTTGAGATTGCTTCTGATATTATAGTGGTAAAGCCAGATACTGCGTTGTCAACAGAGTTAGTGTGTCCAAGGGGGGACCAGTCAACAGATTCAAGCTCTTTATAAAGCCCTGCATAATCGACTTTCAGCGTTGATCTTTTTGGAGCTGCTTGTTTCGGACGTTCTGTTTTAATGCCTATCATGGTCAAATTATGGTCAGTGAGGTCAGTGGAACAAACAATTGATTCAGCTTCATAGGTACTTTTAATGAATATGTGATCTATACAGGATTTACCACGTGTGGGTTTGTTAATGAATGGTAGTAACCCATAACAAGCAAGAAGTTCAAGGTAATTTGATACGTGTTCTTCATCTGAATTTGCTtctaaaatgttaatatttacATCTCCGGCTAATATAAGGCAGGGATTCCGACTAACTGATTTAAGGAGTTGATctaaggatgaaataaaattatcggTATTAGTAAATGACGGTGACCGGTATAAACCTAGAACGGTAAAAATATTTGGAACTTCTATCTTTAAACAATTTGCGTCAATTGTATCTGGTTCAGTAACGTTAGGTGACCAATTGTTACGAACATAAGCAATTACTCCGCcggatttatttatgtattttttggtACAGAAGGATGTGTATCCATCGATTTGTTTTATAGTAGAGTTATCGTTAATCCagcattcactaaaaataattacatcaaaagtaatatttaatcTAAAAAATATGAGCAAGAAGTTGTCAAAGTTCCGTTGCATACTCCTTATATTTACATGAAGAAGTTTAAATCTATATTTCGTGATTAAGGGACTACATTCTTCGGGGGTGGTAATTGTATGGCATTCAATATTGAAAGAGTTGTCTATTTCAGTCATAAAATCTAGCGCAGccataggtaaataataaaaaataagaatagtAGTATTCTACGTAGATAATGCCACAATGTATCCTGAGTGTCCCTTAAGAGCAATATTAGGTATTTTTGTGTGATGTGTGTTTTAGGTCTCGATGTGTGTTTAAGGTTATGAGTATTtgtcatgtgtgtgtgtgtataagTGAGTGAGTTTTGTGAGTTATTCGATATTGGATGTAATATCGATGTAATGAATGAGAGAAAACCAACTAAAATAAACTGACATACATAAACTATCTTACTTAAGTTAGCCGGCCGGTTTCCCTGACAGATTATGAAGATCTCCATTCGATCTGATCTGTATGGCTGGGCTTCCGTCCCCACCTTCGTGCTTCCTAACGTATATTTTCCCTCCGCGTGTCCAACAGTATTTGTATCCGTGCTCTTTGACCCAAGCTCGTGTGTCACGAAATAAATGCCTACTGTCACTAGTCAGCCGttcatttacatacattttcttCTCAGGCTCTGCCGGAACAACGTCCTTGCTAGTAAGCGACGAACGCCGAGTTCTCGCATTTTTCAGAAACTCTTCTCGCTTCGCCCTCCGCACAAAGGACACTACTAACGGTCGTGGTTGAGTGTTGCTCTTATCGCCGCTGCGGCG contains:
- the LOC134648304 gene encoding uncharacterized protein LOC134648304; amino-acid sequence: MAKLQTDFASRFDSLSEKLHAYDARISHLEEKEKENTLLKAQVADLQNQLNQQAQYTLNSELEIIGLPETPSENPYHMVLTAASKLGMVLEEEDVNYASRAGPPRRSGDKSNTQPRPLVVSFVRRAKREEFLKNARTRRSSLTSKDVVPAEPEKKMYVNERLTSDSRHLFRDTRAWVKEHGYKYCWTRGGKIYVRKHEGGDGSPAIQIRSNGDLHNLSGKPAG